ATACAGCAATAATTGAAGGTGAAGTAGAGATCGGGTCTGAGGTGGAAATTGGACCTAATGTTGTTATAAAAGGTAATGTTAAAATAGGGGATGGTACTACTATAGATGCTGGTAGCTGTATATATGGGAATGTTTTGATAGGTATTGGAAACAGAATAGGACCTTATACAATAATAGGTACTTCTCCTCAAGATCTTAAGTATGGTGGTGAGGAAGTTGGACCTATAGAAATAGGTAATCACAATACAATAAGAGAATTTGTTACTATACATAAACCTACTTCAAAGGATAGCAGGACTAAAGTTGGTGATAAATGCTTGATCATGGTTGGTTCACATATAGCTCATGATGTAATTGTTGGGAATGAGGTTGTTTTGGTGAATAATTGTCAGCTTGCGGGTTTTTCTGTAGTAGAAGATGGGGCATTTATTTCAGCTCTTATAGGATTACATCAGCACACTAGGATTGGTAAATACGTTATGGTAGGTGCTTTAACAAAGGTTACTCAAGATATACCTCCTTTTACTATGGCTGTTGGAATACCAGCAGAAGTAGTTGGTATAAATTCTGTGGGACTTAGAAGAAGAAGTTTTAGCCCAGAAGAAAGAAACAGAATAAAAGAAGCATATAGGATAATATACAAATCGGAATACACAATAAGAGAAGCTAGTCAGAAAATACTCGAATTATTTCCAAACGATGCAAATATAGAGTATATATCCAAATTCATACAGTCTTCTAAAAGAGGTATAGTCAAAGGATTTAGAAGAGAAGAAGGAATTATTGAATAGCATGTTGAGATTGAAAGTGAATCTGTAAATATTAATCTAATGTACTTCGATAGATGAAGATAAATAGGATATTGATTTGCGTTGCGTGAGACATAAAATTTGTGTATCAGTGTAAAACATCAAACTTTGCTAAATATCGGCATCAGGTGTTATAAACAAAGATATCCGGAACTTATCTTCTTTGGTAAAGCAAGATGAATGTCTAAACTTTACTATTTCAATATCTTAACTGCCTACGATGAGTAGTGAAGCGAGTTTTGAGAGATAAGGTAGATGTCCTACAATTATGATTTTATCCTCAATTTCAAGTCTTTTAGCCCAACTTGGAGGATCATCAAGAAGAGACAAACCTTTTTCCTATATCTCTTAAGTGTTTCTCAGGATCCTTGACCTCTGATTTTGCTTCTACATGCTGAGTTAGGAATATTAACTTACTCATACTCATATATATTTACATATACTTTCAAAACTAAAAATTCTACAAGCTGTTTAAATTTGGTATATTATAAAATAAACTTTTGACAGATCTTTCGGATTATTTCAAGTTAAAATAACATACTATACATCCTTTTCCATCCTATAAAAACAGAAGGTATACTCATTAATCTTAACTGGCTTTGTATGAGCTCTTTACTTTTCATAAAGTCTTGAAGCTACATTATTTTCAACGCTCGTCTAGAATAACTTTACTTAGTATAATTGGAAACATATTTTAGCATTTCTCTTCCTATACTTTTCCCTCCGTATTCTGGAAAAACAGATATATTACTTAGGTATATGCTATTTTTAGGTATAGGTAAAAGAATATTAAGATATTTTCATAAAGTAGAGGTATTTTTAGAAATATTTTCGGTCTCATATTAGTTAGGATTTTTCGTCCCGTCGTTAAATTTTGGTAAAGAAAATCCTTTTGTGAAAATAAAATCATTACTCCAACAATTTGTTCTTTTTAAGGGTAGCTTATGTGTTTTTGTGACTGTAGAGTGTTACCTTAGCTAGGGGTAAATCTTTTATAATGTTTCTCGCATCATTTCCAAACATGACTTCAAAGGACTATTGGGAACTCATAATGGTAAGATCAAAAACTTTATAACTGATCTCAAGTAAGGTGTTTTTCGAAAAATCACTAAACCTTACAACGTTAAGCATGTAAGTAATTATCTAAATAGTATAAACATACATTCAAGAATGAATATTTGGGATTACCAAACTGTTAAAATTCTGTCGGTTTCACAATTAGTAGAAATCAAGATGTACTATGATTTAAAATGGAATTAGGTAAGTTTGTAGTTTTGGGGATGTAGCCAAGGGGCCTAAGGCGGCGGTCTGCAAAACCGCTATTCGTCGGTTCAAATCCGACCATCCCCTATTTGCCAAGTTTGGCTCTTGCTATATATTTCCTCGCTTGTTCATTGCTTGGGTCTATATCAAGAATTTTCTGCCAGTTTTCTATTGCCTTACTTATGTTTCCTTTCCTATACTCTTCAACTCCTTTTGACATAAGAGATGCTATTTCTCTCTGTATCTTTTCGGTATCTCTTAAGATGATAGAATTATACTTTATCCTAGCGTCATTAAGAAGGTTTCTGGCATTCGTGTTGTTAGGATCATCATCTAATACCAAAAGCAATATTCTGATTGCTTCTTTGTAGTTACCTGAATTATAAGCATTTCTGCCGAGAGTAAAATTCTTAGAAATTCTGTCATTCAATCTACTCTGTGCTAGGGATAATTTGATTTTTGCATCAGCATCGTCAGGGAAATATTTAAGTATTGCTTTTAATCTATTAATTGCTTTTTTGTAATCTTCTCTCTTTATAAGATCATCTGCTTCGTTTCTTAATGTAGAAACTTTTGCATATAACTTCTCGAGAATGCTTTCTTTCAAACTCTGTAGATTAGGGTCTTTAGGATTTAAAGCCAAAAGATCATCTATTATGTCTAATGCATCTGAATATTCTCCTACTTGGAATAGATTTCTTACTTCGTTAAGGTCATCTTTTATTTTTTGTATGGTTTCAATCATGAATTTATAAAGTGGATTATCTGGTGATATCTTTGAAAGTGTATTATAATCTTCGAGTGCTTTGTTATATTCTCCTAGTCTAAAATTGTTGTCTGCTTGATCTAATATATCTTTTTCAATCATCTTTAGTTTATTATTAACTTCTGTTAAGAGTAGCTTGATTTCAGAGGAATTTGGATTATTTTTAAGTGCAATTTCAAGTAGTTGTTTTGATTTGAGGTATTCACCTTTCTCGTAAGCTTTTTTACCTTCTATGAAGCTTGTATTTTTCTCAAGGTTAAATTCTTCTTCTGCGTTCTTTATGTAATTATCAATAATAGATATATCATCCCCTAAGGATAAAAATCTGTTTCTTGACTCCTTGAGTTTTGAAATACCTTCATTGTAGTTTTTTCTTCTAATTTCTTTTAGTCCTGTGCTTAGTAATAAGTTTGCTTCGTCTCTTAACTGTGTTTCT
The window above is part of the Brevinematales bacterium genome. Proteins encoded here:
- the lpxA gene encoding acyl-ACP--UDP-N-acetylglucosamine O-acyltransferase, encoding MPRVHHTAIIEGEVEIGSEVEIGPNVVIKGNVKIGDGTTIDAGSCIYGNVLIGIGNRIGPYTIIGTSPQDLKYGGEEVGPIEIGNHNTIREFVTIHKPTSKDSRTKVGDKCLIMVGSHIAHDVIVGNEVVLVNNCQLAGFSVVEDGAFISALIGLHQHTRIGKYVMVGALTKVTQDIPPFTMAVGIPAEVVGINSVGLRRRSFSPEERNRIKEAYRIIYKSEYTIREASQKILELFPNDANIEYISKFIQSSKRGIVKGFRREEGIIE